A single window of Halobacterium jilantaiense DNA harbors:
- a CDS encoding D-2-hydroxyacid dehydrogenase: MADIVVLRRGTHGLPMDEYAAELRERLPDREIALARTPAEERELVADAPVVTGVGIDEELLDAAESLELFACAYAGYGHLPMDALREHGVAVTNAAGIHAPSIAEQVLGYLLTFARDLHEGWRRQRNREYRHYQARELGGSTVTVVGLGAIGHAVVDRLQGFDVETIGVRYTPEKGGPTDEVVGFDPEAVHDALARTDYLVLATPLTDTTRGLVDEAAFATLPPESVLVNVARGGVVDTDALVHAVRKQSIRGAALDVTDPEPLPEDHPLWNFENVLLTPHNAGHTPEHWPRLADILAANVPKLDSGEELRNRVD; the protein is encoded by the coding sequence ATGGCCGACATCGTCGTCCTTCGTCGGGGAACGCACGGACTGCCGATGGACGAGTACGCCGCGGAACTCCGCGAACGCCTGCCGGACCGCGAGATAGCGCTCGCACGGACGCCGGCGGAGGAGCGCGAACTGGTGGCGGACGCGCCGGTCGTGACGGGCGTCGGCATCGACGAAGAACTCCTCGACGCAGCAGAATCGCTGGAGCTGTTCGCCTGCGCGTACGCCGGCTACGGCCACCTGCCGATGGACGCGCTGCGCGAGCACGGGGTGGCGGTGACGAACGCCGCGGGCATCCACGCGCCGAGCATCGCCGAGCAGGTCCTCGGGTACCTGTTGACGTTCGCTCGCGACCTCCACGAGGGGTGGCGGCGACAGCGGAACCGCGAGTACCGACACTATCAGGCCCGCGAACTCGGCGGGTCGACAGTCACTGTCGTCGGCCTTGGGGCTATCGGCCACGCCGTCGTGGACCGGCTTCAGGGGTTCGACGTGGAGACAATCGGCGTGCGGTACACGCCCGAGAAAGGCGGGCCGACCGACGAGGTGGTCGGCTTCGACCCCGAGGCCGTCCACGACGCGCTCGCTCGCACCGACTACCTCGTGCTCGCGACGCCGCTGACCGACACCACACGAGGCCTCGTCGACGAAGCGGCGTTCGCGACGTTACCACCCGAGAGCGTGCTCGTGAACGTCGCTCGCGGTGGCGTAGTGGACACGGACGCGCTCGTCCACGCCGTCCGCAAGCAGTCGATTCGGGGCGCGGCACTCGACGTCACCGACCCGGAGCCGCTGCCCGAGGACCACCCGCTCTGGAACTTCGAGAACGTCCTCCTCACCCCGCACAACGCCGGCCACACGCCCGAGCACTGGCCGCGGCTGGCGGACATTCTGGCGGCGAACGTCCCGAAACTGGATAGCGGCGAGGAACTCCGGAACCGCGTCGACTAG
- a CDS encoding helix-turn-helix domain-containing protein: protein MSESGSLSCAAKLARVVLDNCGPLSPAEIADEARLSEDQASEALAELEAAGFVDCVCGLCESKQQVYELADAAEDTA, encoded by the coding sequence ATGAGTGAGTCCGGGTCGCTGTCGTGCGCGGCGAAGCTCGCGCGCGTCGTCCTCGACAACTGTGGGCCGCTCTCCCCCGCGGAGATCGCCGACGAGGCACGCCTCTCCGAGGACCAGGCCAGCGAAGCACTCGCCGAACTCGAAGCCGCGGGCTTCGTGGACTGCGTCTGCGGGCTCTGCGAGAGCAAACAGCAGGTGTACGAGCTCGCCGACGCCGCCGAGGACACGGCGTAA
- a CDS encoding DUF5518 domain-containing protein: MAASTEKPPDDEPGDGVSRLAFSRTIDWGIGAVLWVFGTLVALSGGVLYASSSSAVVTAVIRNGEFESEVLTEAEAIDILVGLGQWGGIGLLVTGVLLVAFGVTVVVVHGRVRESDEATPAWVLGVAGAMVSGLLSFIPFSPVIGGGVAGYLDSDQSASGLGPGMLAGVIGSLPLLTITVFAGFGLFVRIPADLAPAAAALLALTVIPAFLYFIVLSAVGGYLGARAQNYWRDA; the protein is encoded by the coding sequence ATGGCTGCAAGCACCGAGAAACCGCCCGACGATGAACCGGGTGATGGCGTGTCCAGATTGGCATTCAGTCGGACAATCGATTGGGGCATCGGGGCGGTTCTTTGGGTGTTTGGCACTCTGGTTGCACTCAGCGGAGGCGTGCTGTACGCCTCGTCGAGTTCCGCTGTCGTCACAGCGGTGATACGGAACGGGGAATTCGAATCGGAGGTCTTGACCGAGGCGGAAGCAATCGATATTCTGGTCGGCCTCGGCCAATGGGGCGGAATCGGCCTCCTCGTCACAGGAGTACTCCTCGTAGCCTTCGGAGTTACTGTCGTGGTCGTGCACGGGCGAGTGCGTGAGAGCGATGAGGCGACACCCGCCTGGGTTCTCGGTGTCGCCGGTGCGATGGTTAGCGGTCTCCTGAGCTTCATCCCGTTCTCTCCCGTGATCGGCGGTGGGGTAGCCGGCTATCTGGATTCGGACCAGTCGGCGAGCGGACTCGGACCGGGCATGCTCGCGGGCGTCATCGGGAGCCTCCCATTGCTCACCATCACGGTATTTGCCGGGTTCGGCCTTTTCGTGCGCATTCCGGCAGATCTGGCACCAGCCGCCGCTGCACTCCTCGCACTCACGGTGATTCCGGCATTCCTCTACTTTATCGTGTTGAGCGCAGTCGGTGGATATCTCGGCGCTCGGGCACAGAACTACTGGCGAGACGCGTAG